The genomic stretch NNNNNNNNNNNNNNNNNNNNNNNNNNNNNNNNNNNNNNNTTGGCGTCGTGCCTCTTTGGAGGCATCGTCTCTAGAGATCCATCTTAGTCGATGGCATTCCTGGTCCATTAGTCATGGACAGCTGCAGCCGGTGGCGACAATTTGCCGTATGGCAAGCTGGACGGGTGTTGCCGAGGCCATGTGGAGGCGATCGCAGTTACGGTGGCAGCCAGGGGTTGTCGCATGGTTGTCAGTCTTGGCCGCTTGCAGTGGACCACGGTGGCTGACGTTGCTTGGCAACGGCCAGTGCAGCGTGGGATTGCGTCGGAGGACGGCGCTTGCGGTAACGGTATCGTGGGACAACTAGGCTTGTAGCAGACCGCGGCAGATTGCTCAGCTTGGTTGGGCTACCTAGTGCAGTACATCATCGGAAGATGACGCAAGCAACTTCTCTAGCTTGCTAACATGGAGGCGGAGGTTTTTGCATGGGTGAAGCAACAAGACGAAGTCGACCTACGGCGTCGGCTTGGCTGATCGACGGAGATCTTGTggagcggggcaacattgctcaccactctgacagcaacaaaaaaaatggaTCCTTGACATCGAGTACtgtgggcgtggcgaggcccccacgcatggtgtttcttcgaggcgacgagagtGAGGTGAAGTCCAACGGCGGATGCGGCGAGGTCCCTgcgcgttgtgttatcgtggtggcgactgtGAGGCAGCTTGCAAAAGGTCCGGATTCGatggtatcactctgtcaggtggagtgtggtgttgcagctgCACTACAACGGAGGATCCCGCATGGCGGTAGCCTTCTCGGTGGGGTGCAGTTCGCTTCTATTGGTTTCCTGTCGACACCGGGCCACGTCTGGAGGTTTCGACGAAGTATGAGCGTggatgttggtgggtgccgccgTGGCGAGCGGAGTGATGAGgtcgtgttgatgtcccaatccaattGGCCGGGTGTGGCAGTTTTTAAGTTGTGTGGctacccgcgttgatgtcccagttcaatcagacgagtctgttttgtttttcttttctttttctttccgaTCTGAAACtccttttttaatataatcgacaGCTCTTCTGGTtggttctttaaaaaaaaagagtcgaGTAGttgatagagaaagattggtgcagtacctcttttcttttgtttgaaaCGCGCAGCctaagaagaagaggaacagaCGTCGCCAGCCTGCGCCATCGCCGTCCGCGGCACGAACGTCGCCTCGGAGAGCTCCATGTACGCGACCCTAACCGTATTTGGCTACTGGCGAGCTATAGACACCAGCACGTGCCACCGCCGACGCTGCTGTGGGAGATATGCCCGCCGGAGGTGGGGCGCGCTGCGGGCCGGAGGAAGCGGCTGGGAGCGCGAAATCGAAGGAGGGGAGCGCGAGACGCACGGCAGCAAGGCTATCGGAGCTTGGTGGGTGGCATAACAGCGTCGCCGGATGCCACGGCCGTCGGCACCGAAACTTTTGCAAAACAGCCCCTGATAGTTTCAAATAGCCCCCGGTTTGGATCGTGAATAATAATcacgatccaaatatttacaaattGATCCCTAAACTATACATATAATCTCCTAATTTATATCATCATTAATAATCACGATCCGATTATTTACATATAGCTCCCCTTTTTCCAAACAACCCCCTTCTTCTGGATCGCGATCTGAATATTTCGAAATGGGTCCTGATTTGGTATGCCTTCCTTACTTCCTGCCAtccgccgtcggccgccgccgccgccatgcttcCGGCCCGAATCGCgaagctccttccccttctccagTCCTAGCGCAAGGTATCCAATCCGCTCCTCTTGACCACCCAGTACAGAACAGGAGGCGCGATTCTCGGCGTCCGAGCCGAGATGAGCGAGCAGCCGCAACTTTTCCTCGTATGGAGCCCGAGGCGGCCATGAGCGCGCCCGAGGAGCTCGTGCGGCAGGCGCTGAGCACcgggtggagggagggaggggatcgAGAGGTGGCGTGCGAGAACGCGCTGAGCAGGTACGAGTGTACGACCGGTCCGGGTACAACCAGATGCTCCGCAACACGCGGCCCAACGGCGTCATATGCCCCGGCTGGTGTTAATAACCGGTCCtaaaaatttttgaaaaaaattaaaaaaagctGCATGCGCCCCACGCTCACCGGCCGTCCGCCCTCAACTCCGTCGCCCGTGCCTCGCCTCTGCTCCGCCCCGCTtcacccgcgcccgccgccacacgcctccgcccgctctgcgccgccacccgccctcgccccgctgccgctcctcactgccagtgaggggcaagcagagggggaaggggaggggagcagagggggagggggcgggagcgggaaaggaagagagggaggggagggggcgcctgcgcgagaggaggagaaggaggagataGGAGGCGCCGatggaaggaaaaggagagagaggagagatattaatgtggagagagaaggggcgCGTGggagggtcttttgtcccggttggagctaccaactgggactaaaggcccctttTGCCCTGGttatcttttgtcccggttggaatttccaatcAGGACAAAAGGGAGGGCGTCGGTGCCAgatctttacaaccgggactaaagtccctcCCATCAATATCGTTTTGGTacctcatttttgacccgggactaaaggcactttaATCCTGGGTCCAAAgtcaaccggaacaaaaggagttggatggaaggtcagttttCTAATTGTGGATGGATGGAGGGAGGGGATCGAGAGTTGGCGTGCGAGAACGCGCTAAGCAGGTACGAGTGCACGACCGGTCCGGTACAACCAGATGCTCCGCAACACGTGGCCCAACAGCGTCGGATGCcccggctgccggcggcgacgtACCTCCGGCTGTCACCGACGGGGTGATCGGCAGGATCGAGTGGATATTCGGGTAGAAGCAGCGTTTGGTTTCGTTCCTTCAGCTGCGAGCTCGCAACACACAAGACGGCCAGTGACGCACGCAGGTGCGCGAGTAGATAGTAGCCTAGTAGGAGCATCTAATGGAGACGTGCACGCATTCCGGCCCGGTGCACCGGAGCAACAGAAAATAATGCGACTGTCACGACGCTGATGAGAAACTGTACGTGCTGCGTCAGGGAGACGTGACTGAACAACTAGCGAGTGTGTTCACTGGACTGTGTGTGGTACGCTTGCATTGCAGTTTTTCCCATTGATTACTCGACCAAGACAAGCTGTCGGGACGGCACGAATTGAATGGCACCACGGCATGATTGGGGAACGGCTATTGCGAACGTGCCGAAATCAAACGTGTCGTATTCGTCATAATTTATGCCCCGTGTTCAAGGACGTGGACTGTGCAACCCGCAGGGGCTGGCCGTTTGAGACGCCCAAACCGAATGGTTTCTCCCAACAAGTCCTCGTGTTTCAAATGGTCATTTCACACTTTCACCTCAAATTCGGTTCCGCTTTGTGTTGGAACACTGAACACGTACGCGCGAGAATCCATCGTGTGTAAAGATGGGGATGGTGCGGTTCGATCCAAGATACTGCATATGGATCGATGGGGCGAGTGCGGTTCGCTCCATGGAGCAACCATCCCCATCTTTAATCGTGTGCCTCTGTGTTAACATGCCAAGGAGCCGAGTCCGATTCGTACAGGCCACTGGAGCCGGATAGGCACGGGACctgatgggggggggggggggggttacggTCCCTGTCCCCCGGATCGTTGCTATCATGGCATCAAGACGCAATCCGAACGCCCGGGGATACCGATCGAGGGAGTTACGTGTTTGCGCTTGATCGTGGCGGGGAAAGCACTGACCTTCCAGACCACCGGCGACCTCGCTTTCGGCCGTTAATGGCGCGGGGCCTCGCTGACGTGACGAGGCGACCCGACGAGCATCCATGATCCACCAGCGGGAAATGATATCGTTTCGGAGGTCGGTAGGGTTTCACTCTCACCTCTTCAGGTGACGGGAAAACcaccgaccggccggccggccgggatcTCGACAGGCCGCCACTCTGGCTGGGCTGGTCGAGAAGACGGCAGGCTCAACCGGAAGCCCAAAAGGCCCAAAAGATATCAAAGCCTTACTATTTTCttcatcaaaatataaaaatatctGTAGTATTTCCTGAGAAAAATAGTACCATTAATTTGCCGTTGGAAAACATATGTGTGTGCTCATACTTGTTATATGATATACTATAAGCATACCGCTGTGTTAAACATGTTGCGCCTTTCTTATATAGATTAGCATGCACTTGCCGCACAAATATTGTGCAACAGATGGAAATCTTTTGAGCTGAAACACGGATAAACGTATGAAGGAATGAATCAGTTGAGGCTCGGTTTGAACCTGGAACAGGTTGCGGCAGTGAACGAGCATCCAGGCCGCAACAAATTTCTGTTACGCGCCCTCACACGGCAGGTACCTACAACGGAATCCGTTCCATGGCCAGCTGTGAGCCAAAGCAAGAGATCGGGCCATGAAACACAAAGAGTGCACGCATGGTTGTTTATTTTGTGGATACCAATTTCAGACTGAACACGGCAAACCAGTAGACATATAGCTGAATAAATTCATAAAGGACATGGGAAACTAACAGGCATGAATCCTtaccaaaaataaataaaataaaaagcaTGAAATGAAATATACCATGTAGGTACGTACCTAGGCATCCGCCCCAAATCCTCCGGACCACTCACGGCGGTGGGTTCAAATACTTTTACCACCCCAAATACCATGCAGGTACGTGGCATGTTCATATGCTCTACATGTGCTATATCATGCAGGTACGTACCTATATGACGTGGCATGTTCATATGCTATCCAGTACTAGCATATGAACATGCCACATACCTACATGGTATAGCAGGTATCCACGTGGTCCTTGATTTGAATCATGCAGATATTTTTGTAACCCTACTTTTCTAGTGCCATTTTCACTCTTCTGGAAACATACTTTTACCATGGAACGTGCGAGGCCTGCAACTGTCTGCTGTAACATTAGCATCAGACAGCATGCACATCTGACAACAGCATAATCTGCTGTGCTCGGCCTTCAGTAACCGGAAAATATAAATTCTCACCGGCCTTCAGAAGTTCAGTACAATTATTGGCAGGCTCTTCAGGCCGGCGAATCACGATGGTAATCCGATTATAGCACCATTAATGAGAGGTTCCCAGCTCGGGGTGGTAGCCAAAATCATCAGTTCACAGTTCACACAGTAACAGCGCACCTGCACCCTCTTCCTGGGGGACAGCAGCTTGTACCGGCTGAACCGAAAGTGCGCCGCTCCCTCCTCCAGTCCTCTCCCTAGCTCCCCTGTATAAATAGCCCCCCAGGCTCCCTGCAACATTCATCAGCCCGAGCTCAGTGACCACCAAGCAGAGAGCAAGCCAGTGGGTGTTCCGACTAGAGCATAGCCAGCCAGCCACAATGGCGGGGAACCTCCTAGCTAACTATGTCCAGGTCTACGTCATGCTCCCGGTAAGCTCAAAGCATCGTGCAATTATTAGCATGCCACTACCAGTAACGAACAAACGAAGAGAATGAAACGGGCCTGCCATTCCCAGAAAGGAAACATGAAGCTGGATGATTTCTCAACTAACCTTTCTTGTTTCTTCCGCTCTTCGTTTGAGGAACGTATAGCTGGATATCATCACCGTCGACAACACGTTCGAGAAGGCCGACGAGACGAGGGCGCAGCTGAAGAAGCtgacggaggcgggcgtcgaCGGGGTCATGATCGACGTCTGGTGGGGGCTGGTGGAACGGAAGGCGCCCGGGGTCTACGACTGGAGCGCCTACAAGCAGGTGTTCAAACTGGTGCAGGAGGCCGGGCTGAAGCTGCAGGCCATCATGTCGTGCCACCAGTGCGGCGGCAACGTCGGTGACGTCGTCAACATCCCGATCCCGCAGTGGGTGCGGGACATCGGGGAGGCCAACCCCGACATCTTCTACACCAACCGGAGGGGGACGAGGAACATTGAGTATCTCACTCTTGGAGTGGACGATCAGCCTATCTTCCAGGGGAGAACTGCAATTCAGGTTAGCTGAGTTGAACTCTCTTCAGTCTAGCACATGCGGCAGAACCATTTATCCTTGGCAAAATCAAGTTTTCTTGTGATCCTGATGTGCTATCTTGGGGCATCTCTGTCTGTGACAGTTGTATGCTGATTACATGAAGAGCTTCAGGGAGAACATGGCAGAGTTCCTGGATGCTGGTGTCATCGTGGACATTGAGGTCGGACTTGGCCCTGCTGGAGAGATGAGGTACCCCTCCTATCCACAGAGCCAGGGATGGGTGTTCCCAGGAATCGGAGAGTTCATAGTGAGTACTCTTTCCAGAAATAAATATTCTTCCACCTTTACTTTAATAAAATGAAGGAGATATGTCCCTGTGATGCGCCTTTCCCAGGCAGAGATGTCTAATACTCTAATCTTGGCCCCAAGGGTTGATCTCCGCTGGAAACTGTTCAAAATAAGCAAATGTTGCAGCAATTGCAATCAAAAGAAATGGTTGTATAAAATAACAATTTCAACTTGCTAGGCCAGAACGGCCTTGAAAACGTACTGTTCTTTTGAGAAAAGTGTCAGAAGCAAACCCAAGACCGCAGTTAAGGACAAAACCAGAGAAATCAAATGCTTGCTAAACTGACAATTCAAGGAATGGAATAAAACAACTACTACCAAATTTTATCGATATGCCATTACAAGCAGACATAGGACTGCACTTTAATAGCAACAATATAACTGTCACTAATAAagcaaaaaacaaataaaatatgcaGTGCTATGATAAGTACCTGGAAGCAGACTtcaaagcagcagcagcagaggctgGGCATCCTGAGTGGGAATTGCCAGATGATGCTGGGGAGTACAATGACACTCCCGAGAACACCCAGTTCTTTGCAGAAAATGGAACATACCAGACTGAGAAGGGAAAGTTCTTCCTCACATGGTACTCCAACAAACTGATCAAGCACGGTGACAATATCTTGGATGAAGCAAACAAGGTCTTCCTGGGATGCACAGTGCAGCTGGCAATCAAAGTAAGTACAATGGAGAACAAACCAGCCTAGAATTTTCCATTGATTTCAATGTGTTTGCTTAATAATAACATATGCATAAGTTTCAGCCTTTCAGGTGAACACAAAGTAAGAGATATCTACACATATATGGGCGAATCTGAAACACAAAATATGACATGCTCCAATATATCTTTTGCAGATCTCTGGCATACACTGGTGGTATAGAGTTCCCAATCACGCAGCTGAGCTCACTGCCGGATACTACAACTTAGATGACAGAGATGGCTACAGAACCATAGCACACATGCTCACAAGGCACTATGCTTGCATGAACTTCACTTGTGCAGAGATGAGGGACAATGAGCAGAGCTCAGAGGCAAAGAGCGCACCTGAGGAACTGGTTCAGCAGGTACCAAGACCATTAATTGTTGCTTCataatttgatgaatttttctcCTATTAATAAATACAAAGGCGCTTGTCAGTCCTCACAAAAAATATTATGGTGCAAACCATAAAAACTGGCAGGTGCTGAGTGCTGGGTGGAGAGAGGGCCGAAATGTTGCGTGTGAAAATGCACTTGGTCGGTATGATGCAACAGCTTACAACACCATCCTCAGGAATGCAAGGCCGCAAGGCATCAACAAGAATGGCCCTCCTGAGCACAAGCTGTATGGGTTCACCTACCTCCGAGTATCAGATGAGCTGCTGCAGGGACAAAACTACACCACTTTCAAAACTTTTGTCAGTAGAATGCATGCTAACCTGGTGAGTAACACCCTTGAAAATCAAGACATCCATAATTGGACACATTTATGTTTGCAGCAACACACTGACAAATATACAAAAATGGTTTCAGGATTATAACCCACAGGTTGATCCAGTTCCACCTTTGAAAAGATCAAAACCAGagataccaattgaagaaatCCTAGAAGTAGCACAGCCAAGATTGGAGCCATTTCCCTTCAACAAGAACACGGACCTACCCGTTTAAACATCCTATGGTACAATATACAGGAAGGAGTACGGGGAACTTTTAAAATCAATAAAAGCATGAAATAAGCCTATTGTCGAACAATTGGCTATAAACTAAATAAACTGCTATGCTCAGCAGACTACAATCATGTATTGCGCCAAAATTGTGCTGTCAAACCTGAGGTTGGATGCTTTTCTAATAAGCTGTAATACCCTTGGCCCTCCCGTTTCTTCATGTATTTGAGATAATGAATAAAAACGTTGCAGTGTGGCTTATTTGTTGTGCCATTTGGAGAGTATGAATGGTTCAGACGTGTTTCAAACACATGGCCAATATCGTCACTATAAAAATAAATCATTAGACAACATCGTGGAAAACACCATTGATTCACGAAAAGGAATCAATACAAACCTACCATTAGTGCATAGAACGCTCATCAGTACCTCCATCTATCTAACGCAATCTGGAAGCTGTTTGTTGGAGTTATCATATTTCGTAACCATCATGTTTAGCAAATCACAGAAATACACCCACAAGGGGGAAAAATACGCGCCGGATTCCTACTGCTAGTTTTACTGAAATTCTCACATATCTATCCGTGCCAGATTTCTTACTGCTAGTTTGATACTGACAAGGTAGGGCGGTCCTTGATTATCAATTTAGCCACGCATATATGCTCGATTGAACGATGATGACATGAATGACGTGGTGCTCAGGAGTCACGATTCAGATCATGAACTGCGTCCTCCCAACAAAGGTgtggtctgaactctgaacctGGGAGCAGCGCGGCCGACTAACCTGCCTGATGCCGTGGGCTCGGGGTCGGGAGGAGGACCCGGCGCGCTGCCGGGACCGACGATTTGACGAGCAGCACGCATGCCCCTTCTCTCTGCGAGCTGCGTGCCCAGAGCTCGCCGTCGAGCCCAGGCGAGCCaagcagcggaggcggcggcggcgccaccgcaaCCCACCACCGTGACTAGTCTGGAGGATTTGGGATGGGTTGGACCGTTGGTGTCGTCAGCGGGCGGCTCTCGCCACGCGCCACTCCCCCCTGCCTGGCCCGGGGTATATTCCCatccaacgacgacgacgacgacggttcGGAACACCAAAGCCCAAAAGCTGAAAAGCCCAAAGGGATCAGCAGCGAATGGCCCAAGCGCAATGCAAATTTCGTTGTTTGTCTACGCACGCAGTTGTAGTTCGTTTTTCCAAATAGCCCCTCCGTATTTTAAAAAACGGGAAGAAGGCTTGGTTTTGCGGTTGATCCTATGCTTTGGCCTGGCAGGATTATGCCATTTGAGCCTGTTCGGTTTGACGTGAATTATCATTGTTTTGAGAGGGTGGTAAAAAATTAAACTACATTTTCCTACAATTCCAACTGCTACGCAACCGAGCATGCGCTAAGCATCCACTATATCATGATGGCTAGCAATCCAGCTGAGCGACATGGTTAATGTTAGTTCCGTTTTAGGCTTCGTGTAAAATGACAGTTTGAAAGGTATAAGGATTTCAAAGAGAATGGATAGCGCCTTCTGCTTCTAGGAGGTTTGCAaggccaaacatgttctaaaaAGATATCGTCTTATTCTCCAACTGAAAGTCTAAAAAAAACTACGACCTCGAAAGTGCCAATTGAGAAAGgattgttttgacttttgagccATTCAATTGGGTACTTTTTTGGAAGGTGTACAAGTGGTTTTAGTGCCAGAAAATTTTCGGTACAATTGGTTTTATTGACAAGGCATTCCTTTGTGCTCAATGGATCTTGACTGCTAGTCTGCTACTACAGACTACAGAGTACAGATCAACCCAGGGCGGAGAGTGGTCACGA from Setaria italica strain Yugu1 chromosome II, Setaria_italica_v2.0, whole genome shotgun sequence encodes the following:
- the LOC101754272 gene encoding LOW QUALITY PROTEIN: beta-amylase (The sequence of the model RefSeq protein was modified relative to this genomic sequence to represent the inferred CDS: substituted 1 base at 1 genomic stop codon), which encodes MAGNLLANYVQVYVMLPLDIITVDNTFEKADETRAQLKKLTEAGVDGVMIDVWWGLVERKAPGVYDWSAYKQVFKLVQEAGLKLQAIMSCHQCGGNVGDVVNIPIPQWVRDIGEANPDIFYTNRRGTRNIEYLTLGVDDQPIFQGRTAIQLYADYMKSFRENMAEFLDAGVIVDIEVGLGPAGEMRYPSYPQSQGWVFPGIGEFICYDKYLEADFKAAAAEAGHPEWELPDDAGEYNDTPENTQFFAENGTYQTEKGKFFLTWYSNKLIKHGDNILDEANKVFLGCTVQLAIKISGIHWWYRVPNHAAELTAGYYNLDDRDGYRTIAHMLTRHYACMNFTCAEMRDNEQSSEAKSAPEELVQQVLSAGWREGRNVACENALGRYDATAYNTILRNARPQGINKNGPPEHKLYGFTYLRVSDELLQGQNYTTFKTFVSRMHANLDYNPQVDPVPPLKRSKPEIPIEEILEVAQPRLEPFPFNKNTDLPVXTSYGTIYRKDVFSQAAHAEAVKTIKIGPPPPPSAGTLNSDQARDFDLALKERFYLQPLPPAEAAARAKSSAQDILNLKPLIDKKAWPYVMNDLRLRASYLRYDLNTVIASKPKDEKKSLKELTGKLFSTIDDLDHAAKIKSTPEAEKSFAATKSALDDVFAKLG